Proteins encoded in a region of the Pseudomonas shahriarae genome:
- a CDS encoding ABC transporter substrate-binding protein, with protein MLKSLFQRLCALSLGLGVACAAQAQPTKVTYLLPAPPNSPAFAPWIIAKEKGYYTAQDLDLTFIAAKGGVDVAKQIGAGNALIGGAIGDTPIVVRANGIPVRAVAVLGDGGVTMIATNAKDNINRISDLKGKTMTVMSYSDTTYYALLASLRKAGLGKNDVNIQAAGPAGVWQLFSANKAQAMAGVPDWVINAEEAGVQIKLIPQDQIFESMAQAILASDDAIKNQPKLVRGVVQGTLQGMRDIIQDPRAAAVTFAKAVPAYAGKEDSLEKIFKLYVEHVYAKQAVLGHIDPQHLDKVLQFYVSEGIVTQATPLEDLFTNQFVDSPVAAQ; from the coding sequence ATGCTCAAGTCTCTGTTTCAACGTCTTTGCGCCCTCAGCCTGGGCCTCGGTGTGGCCTGTGCCGCCCAGGCGCAGCCGACCAAGGTCACCTACCTGCTGCCGGCGCCGCCCAACTCGCCCGCGTTCGCACCGTGGATCATCGCCAAGGAAAAGGGCTACTACACGGCCCAGGACCTGGACTTGACGTTCATCGCCGCCAAAGGTGGCGTGGATGTGGCCAAGCAGATCGGCGCCGGTAACGCGTTGATCGGCGGGGCCATCGGTGACACGCCTATCGTGGTGCGGGCCAATGGCATCCCGGTACGCGCCGTGGCGGTGCTGGGCGACGGCGGCGTGACGATGATCGCCACCAACGCCAAGGACAACATCAACCGCATCAGCGACCTCAAGGGCAAGACCATGACGGTGATGTCGTACTCCGACACCACCTACTACGCCCTGCTCGCTTCGCTGCGCAAAGCCGGGCTGGGCAAGAACGACGTGAACATCCAGGCCGCCGGCCCCGCCGGCGTCTGGCAGTTGTTCTCCGCCAACAAGGCCCAGGCCATGGCCGGGGTGCCGGACTGGGTGATCAATGCCGAGGAAGCCGGGGTGCAGATCAAGTTGATCCCCCAGGACCAGATCTTCGAAAGCATGGCCCAGGCGATTCTCGCTTCCGACGACGCCATCAAGAACCAGCCCAAGCTCGTGCGCGGCGTGGTCCAGGGCACCCTGCAAGGCATGCGCGACATCATCCAGGACCCGCGCGCCGCTGCCGTGACCTTCGCCAAGGCGGTACCGGCGTATGCCGGCAAGGAGGACTCGCTGGAGAAGATCTTCAAGCTCTACGTCGAACACGTCTACGCCAAGCAGGCCGTGCTCGGGCACATCGATCCGCAGCACCTGGACAAGGTCCTGCAGTTCTATGTCAGCGAAGGCATCGTCACCCAGGCGACCCCACTTGAAGACCTCTTCACCAACCAATTCGTCGACAGCCCGGTCGCCGCACAGTGA
- a CDS encoding SDR family oxidoreductase — protein MSRHDLLLAGRRVLVTGGARGLGYAFAQAIGQAGARVVIADVLHERVQQAACELRALGLDVQAVTVDLAQPASIQACVDATISLLGGLDGLVNNASITNSGGKGCEALSIDTWDQVMQVNVRGTWLMTTACLPALRASGQGAIVNLASDTPLWGAPNLLAYVASKGAIIAMTRSLARELGSDNITVNAIAPGLVLVEATAYVPEARHRLYNDQRALQRPQLPEDVSGAVLFALSDLARFITGQTLPVNGGFVMP, from the coding sequence ATGAGCCGCCATGACCTTTTGCTTGCAGGCCGTCGCGTGCTGGTCACCGGTGGCGCCCGTGGCCTGGGCTATGCCTTTGCCCAGGCCATCGGCCAGGCCGGTGCCCGAGTGGTGATTGCCGATGTGCTGCACGAACGTGTGCAGCAGGCCGCCTGTGAATTGCGGGCGCTGGGCCTGGATGTGCAGGCCGTCACCGTCGACCTGGCCCAACCCGCGTCGATCCAGGCCTGTGTCGACGCGACGATCAGCCTGCTGGGCGGCCTCGATGGCTTGGTGAACAACGCCTCGATCACCAACTCCGGCGGCAAGGGCTGCGAAGCATTGAGCATCGACACCTGGGACCAGGTGATGCAGGTCAACGTGCGCGGCACCTGGCTGATGACCACCGCCTGCCTGCCGGCCCTGCGCGCCAGCGGCCAGGGCGCCATCGTCAACCTGGCCTCGGACACTCCGCTGTGGGGCGCGCCGAACCTGTTGGCCTATGTCGCCAGCAAGGGCGCGATCATCGCCATGACCCGCAGTCTGGCGCGGGAGCTGGGCAGCGACAACATCACTGTCAACGCCATAGCCCCCGGCCTGGTGCTGGTGGAAGCCACCGCCTACGTGCCCGAGGCGCGTCACCGTTTGTACAACGACCAACGGGCCCTGCAACGCCCGCAATTGCCCGAAGACGTCAGCGGCGCCGTGCTGTTCGCGCTGTCCGACCTTGCCCGCTTTATCACTGGACAAACCCTGCCGGTCAACGGCGGGTTCGTCATGCCTTGA
- the aspA gene encoding aspartate ammonia-lyase: MSSAASFRTEKDLLGVLEVPAQAYYGIQTLRAVNNFRLSGVPISHYPKLVVGLAMVKQAAADANRELGQLSEAKHAAISEACARLIRGDFHEEFVVDMIQGGAGTSTNMNANEVIANIALEAMGHNKGEYQYLHPNNDVNMAQSTNDAYPTAIRLGLLLGHDALLASLDSLIQAFAAKGVEFGHVLKMGRTQLQDAVPMTLGQEFRAFATTLGEDLARLKTLAPELLTEVNLGGTAIGTGINADPRYQALAVQRLATISGQPLVPAADLIEATSDMGAFVLFSGMLKRTAVKLSKICNDLRLLSSGPRTGINEINLPARQPGSSIMPGKVNPVIPEAVNQVAFQVIGNDLALTMAAEGGQLQLNVMEPLIAFKIFDSIRLLQRAMDMLREHCIVGITANEARCRELVEHSIGLVTALNPYIGYENATRIARIALESGRGVLELVREEGLLDDAMLDDILRPENMIAPRLVPLKA; this comes from the coding sequence ATGTCCTCTGCTGCATCATTCCGTACAGAAAAAGACCTGCTTGGCGTACTCGAAGTACCTGCCCAAGCGTACTACGGCATCCAGACCCTGCGAGCGGTGAACAACTTCCGTCTCTCCGGCGTTCCGATTTCGCATTACCCGAAATTGGTGGTCGGTCTGGCAATGGTCAAGCAAGCCGCCGCTGATGCCAACCGCGAGTTGGGCCAGCTCAGCGAAGCCAAGCACGCTGCCATCAGCGAAGCCTGTGCCCGCCTGATACGCGGCGACTTCCACGAAGAGTTCGTGGTGGACATGATTCAAGGCGGCGCTGGCACTTCAACCAACATGAATGCCAACGAAGTCATCGCCAACATCGCGTTGGAGGCCATGGGCCACAACAAGGGCGAATACCAATACCTGCACCCCAACAACGACGTGAACATGGCGCAGTCGACCAACGACGCCTATCCGACCGCGATCCGCCTGGGTCTGCTGTTGGGCCATGACGCGCTGCTGGCCAGCCTCGACAGCCTGATCCAGGCGTTCGCCGCCAAAGGTGTCGAGTTCGGCCACGTTCTGAAAATGGGCCGCACCCAACTGCAAGACGCCGTGCCGATGACCCTCGGCCAGGAGTTCCGCGCCTTCGCCACGACCCTGGGTGAAGACCTGGCACGCCTCAAGACCCTGGCTCCGGAGCTGCTGACCGAAGTCAACCTGGGCGGCACCGCCATCGGTACCGGCATCAACGCCGACCCGCGCTACCAGGCCCTGGCCGTGCAACGCCTGGCCACCATCAGCGGCCAGCCGCTGGTACCGGCGGCCGACCTGATCGAAGCCACCTCCGACATGGGCGCGTTCGTGCTGTTCTCCGGCATGCTCAAGCGTACCGCGGTGAAGCTGTCGAAGATCTGCAACGACCTGCGCCTGCTGTCCAGCGGCCCACGTACCGGGATCAACGAGATCAATCTGCCAGCGCGTCAGCCAGGCAGCTCGATCATGCCCGGCAAGGTCAACCCGGTCATCCCGGAAGCCGTGAACCAGGTGGCCTTCCAGGTCATCGGTAACGACCTGGCCCTGACCATGGCGGCCGAAGGCGGCCAACTGCAACTGAACGTGATGGAGCCGCTGATCGCTTTCAAGATCTTCGACTCGATCCGCCTGCTGCAACGCGCCATGGACATGCTGCGCGAACACTGCATCGTCGGCATCACCGCCAACGAAGCACGCTGCCGCGAACTGGTGGAGCACTCCATCGGCCTGGTCACCGCGCTGAACCCGTACATCGGCTATGAAAACGCCACCCGCATCGCCCGTATCGCCCTTGAAAGCGGCCGTGGCGTGCTGGAACTGGTGCGCGAAGAAGGCTTGCTCGACGACGCCATGCTCGACGACATCCTGCGCCCGGAAAACATGATTGCCCCGCGTCTGGTGCCTTTGAAGGCCTGA
- a CDS encoding ABC transporter ATP-binding protein, producing MYAVTPQWNNQALREELEPTEIEFRNVGKCFPAKGKADAPFAIREVNFKIRRGEVVSIIGPSGCGKSTILNMGSGLYRPSEGEVFVGGEPVTGPVPQVAFMLQKDLLMPWRSIRRNVELGLEIQGVPAATRQKVALDLLDRCHLNGYADHYPFQLSGGMRQRAALARTLAIDPQVLFLDEPFSALDAQTKMILQQDMARMLFDEKKTALFITHDLIEGIAMSDRLLVMSARPGTIIEEISIDLPFRDNPLERRKLPEIGPLVGRLMELLQVGADTELH from the coding sequence ATGTACGCCGTGACGCCCCAATGGAATAACCAAGCTCTCAGGGAAGAGCTGGAGCCGACTGAAATTGAATTTCGCAATGTCGGTAAATGTTTCCCGGCCAAGGGTAAAGCGGACGCGCCCTTCGCCATTCGCGAGGTGAACTTCAAGATTCGCCGGGGTGAAGTGGTGTCGATCATCGGCCCTTCCGGTTGCGGCAAGAGCACCATCCTGAACATGGGCTCGGGTCTGTACCGCCCCAGCGAAGGTGAAGTGTTCGTCGGTGGCGAGCCGGTCACCGGGCCGGTGCCGCAGGTTGCGTTCATGCTGCAGAAGGACCTGCTGATGCCCTGGCGCAGCATCCGCCGCAACGTCGAACTGGGCCTGGAAATCCAGGGCGTGCCTGCCGCCACCCGGCAGAAGGTGGCCCTGGACCTGCTCGACCGCTGCCACCTCAATGGCTACGCCGATCACTACCCGTTCCAGCTCTCCGGTGGCATGCGCCAGCGCGCCGCCCTGGCCCGCACCCTGGCCATCGACCCGCAGGTGCTGTTCCTCGACGAGCCGTTCTCGGCCCTCGATGCCCAGACCAAGATGATCCTGCAACAGGACATGGCACGGATGCTCTTCGACGAGAAGAAAACCGCGCTGTTCATCACCCACGACCTGATCGAAGGCATCGCCATGTCCGACCGCTTGCTGGTCATGAGCGCCCGCCCCGGCACGATCATCGAAGAAATCAGCATCGACCTGCCGTTTCGCGACAACCCCCTGGAGCGCCGCAAGCTGCCGGAAATCGGCCCGCTGGTAGGCCGCCTGATGGAGTTGCTCCAGGTCGGCGCCGACACCGAACTGCACTGA
- a CDS encoding ABC transporter permease, translating into MKNNNSVLGSVALLILFLVLWQWGPGLLGMPEFVMPKLSRVAQEGLVMWQTGGLLQHTLITALEIVVGFALGALLGVVIGVSLGLSPAAEAMLSPYILALQIAPKVAFAPLFVMWLGYTIYPKILIAILIVFFPVMINVLSAIRTVDPDMINLVRTMNANRWQIFRLVEFPSAMAALFSGLRIASTLAVIGVTVGELVGGNQGLGFLLVDAEGQGNTAGVFVAIVALTLIGVIAYGAVVWAEKRVLHYMPKAMLSTQ; encoded by the coding sequence ATGAAAAACAATAACTCCGTGCTCGGTAGCGTCGCGCTGCTGATCCTGTTCCTGGTCCTCTGGCAATGGGGCCCCGGCCTGCTCGGCATGCCCGAGTTCGTCATGCCCAAACTCAGCCGCGTAGCCCAGGAAGGCCTGGTGATGTGGCAGACCGGCGGCCTGCTGCAACACACCCTGATCACCGCGCTGGAGATCGTTGTCGGCTTCGCCCTCGGCGCCCTGCTGGGGGTGGTGATCGGTGTCTCGCTGGGCCTGTCGCCGGCTGCCGAGGCCATGTTGTCGCCGTACATCCTGGCCTTGCAGATCGCGCCGAAAGTCGCCTTCGCGCCGCTGTTCGTGATGTGGCTGGGCTACACCATCTACCCGAAGATTCTGATCGCGATCCTGATCGTGTTTTTCCCGGTGATGATCAACGTGCTCTCGGCGATACGCACCGTCGACCCGGACATGATCAACCTGGTACGCACCATGAACGCCAACCGCTGGCAGATCTTCCGCCTGGTGGAGTTCCCCTCGGCCATGGCCGCACTGTTTTCCGGCCTGCGCATTGCCTCGACCCTGGCCGTGATCGGCGTCACCGTCGGTGAACTGGTCGGCGGCAACCAGGGCCTGGGCTTTTTGCTGGTGGACGCCGAGGGCCAGGGCAATACCGCCGGGGTGTTCGTCGCCATTGTCGCGCTGACCCTGATTGGGGTGATCGCCTACGGCGCAGTGGTGTGGGCGGAAAAACGCGTCCTGCACTACATGCCCAAAGCCATGTTGAGCACCCAATGA